In Mytilus galloprovincialis chromosome 1, xbMytGall1.hap1.1, whole genome shotgun sequence, the following are encoded in one genomic region:
- the LOC143054828 gene encoding adhesion G protein-coupled receptor L3-like isoform X2 encodes MSLLFRRNFTFVFLLMVLPIDVIGVSFSRHRYSRRGDRDDSRDTRIAYACENSTMHLNCTTYNGVIRVIRANYGRFVLSTCNPWSVTSGWNLQCSAKDSFNIVAARCDGRPECSVMASNRVFPDPCKTTHKYLEVYYYCQKSEPTVPYPTTKKPSTTTTTTTTKEPTTKSTEVSTTGCDCDVRGTKTCMPTKECICRENFSGTKCDQCTAGYYNFPSCIECDCDNRATLPGICSSETGKCLCGQNLTLSCDACLPGFVNYPYCQVDIVTTKAPSTPTPKPTESSPMPIKKTTPGRTKSTTTTEKSSRYTCKSTESEGVWWPVSVTGIVVRDCPGDLKGKMTWECGIRGWKRKPNLSNCVSPWLDNFEDLIETGSDNVEEVATTLNERTANNKFGPGDLKKTTLDLFPKLNEQLITQTRGMTKRQKRNKVKKFAKSILKTGSNLLTDSNSWKGLPKRERTRVATSLVVNMEETGYQIADSLEVGDPPVITRDLNIFMEVNAISTEDQTTKRLSFPSSVDDREDADDFVTIPVESLVNSSNNGEVRIVFLVYKSLSEFMSPPKEEDTGAENNKDDGDETANNDTQPFIGTNIFSTSVNGRKTKFALSKPLTFTLKHKQAPQPGFHAVCSYWQFNESLSGQWSDNGCSLVKTNNSHTTCQCDHMTNFAILMDTVGTKLSLEHQITLTAITYLGCIVSITCLLCCIFTFCFFKNLQCDRNTIHKNLCLSLMMAEIVFLVGINLTQYKIVCGIVAGLLHFWFLAAFSWMCLEGVQLYVMLIEVFEAERSRRLWYYLFGYGVPTIIVGVSAAVNHEGYGTELHCWLKTENYFIWSFVGPVCAVILINIIMLGIAIYMMCRHSNTLASSLRTKEKTRLQKINGEPNSGSSSGSTNINDKSHLSPELPSWLKGAIVLVVLLGLTWSFGVLYISKESVVMAYLFTILNTLQGVFIFVFHCVMNEKVKKEYKKFAYRATWLPGCIRSLFVGYSGSLGSTSPNSTSSGGHLLKFWSGKRRRKSSGSTLEKSSKGKKRRSDIKSSEVESFSHSISNHGNIDSQYRPPSNNYDNGYTHGYMYANTGVSDGGIVGDLSVADCSVIDSEYVSEFCHNKMQVSMEKRRYSSGSEEEGNDENNDNKNRLSVLSEDSAVKNSDFVSTEAEMSYSEMSDDDSEKSKDLKKEEEPLFPNTNSEKNLLNNLVTIDGGQTKSPSSNELRIIDPSDSLSRSTPNMKLIQGYEAILNNKSDLLIDTGETQNGRKPVTRLNSDCPGKFDPHRYVLDHSEC; translated from the exons ATGTGATGGCAGACCGGAATGCAGCGTCATGGCATCCAATCGGGTATTCCCAGATCCATGTAAAACAACTCATAAATATTTAGAAGTTTATTATTATTGCCAAAAATCAG AACCTACAGTACCATATCCAACTACCAAGAAACCCTCCACCACCACCACAACAACAACAACGAAGGAACCCACAACAAAATCTACAGAAGTCTCAACAACAG GTTGCGATTGTGATGTACGGGGAACTAAAACATGTATGCCCACCAAAGAATGTATTTGCAGAGAAAACTTCAGTGGAACCAAATGTGACCAGTGTACTGCTGGGTACTATAACTTCCCATCCTGCATAG AATGTGATTGTGATAACCGTGCTACATTACCAGGGATATGTTCTTCAGAGACTGGGAAATGTCTGTGTGGACAAAACTTGACACTATCATGTGACGCTTGCCTGCCAGGATTTGTTAATTATCCTTATTGTCAAG TTGATATAGTGACGACAAAAGCTCCAAGTACACCTACACCGAAACCAACAGAGTCCAGTCCAATGCCAATCAAAAAGACCACACCAGGAAGGACCAAGTCAACAACAACAACTGAGAAGAGTAGTAGATACACATGTAAAAGTACAGAGTCTGAAGGGGTGTGGTGGCCTGTCTCTGTGACAGGGATCGTTGTAAGAGACTGCCCAGGGGATTTGAAAG GTAAAATGACCTGGGAGTGTGGTATACGAGGATGGAAGAGAAAACCAAACTTATCAAACTGTGTGTCACCATGGCTAGATAACTTTGAAGATTTG ATAGAGACTGGCTCAGATAATGTAGAAGAGGTGGCTACAACACTCAATGAGAGGACTGCTAATAATAAGTTTGGTCCGGgtgatttgaagaaaacaacacTTGATCTTTTCCCCAAACTTAATGAACAGTTAATCACCCAGACTCGTGGTATGACAAAAcgacaaaaaagaaacaaagttaAAAAGTTTGCCAAG tcAATACTGAAGACTGGCAGTAACCTCTTGACTGATTCTAACTCCTGGAAAGGGTTGCCTAAAAGGGAGAGAACTCGTGTAGCTACATCACTGGTTGTCAATATGGAAGAAACAGGGTACCAGATAGCTGACAGTTTAGAAGTAGGTGACCCTCCTGTCATCACTAGGGATCTCAATATAT TTATGGAAGTGAATGCCATTAGTACTGAAGATCAAACAACCAAAAGACTGAGTTTCCCTTCTTCTGTTGACGATCGAGAGGATGCTGACGATTTCGTTACTATTCCTGTAGAAAGTCTTGTCAACTCTTCTAATAATG GTGAGGTTAGGATAGTTTTTCTCGTCTACAAAAGTCTAAGTGAGTTCATGAGTCCACCTAAAGAGGAAGATACTGGGGCTGAAAATAACAAGGATGATGGAGATGAAACTGCCAACAACGATACTCAACCTTTCATTGGAACTAATATTTTCTCAACTTCAGTTAACGGCAGGAAAACTAAATTCGCGCTGTCAAAGCCTTTGACATTTACCTTGAAACATAAACAG GCCCCTCAACCAGGATTTCATGCTGTATGTTCTTACTGGCAATTCAATGAAAG tttatcAGGACAGTGGTCAGATAATGGTTGTAGTTTAGTGAAAACTAACAATTCCCACACAACATGTCAGTGTGATCACATGACAAACTTTGCCATCTTGATGGATACTGTTGGCACTAAG TTGTCCCTGGAGCACCAGATCACACTGACAGCTATAACCTACTTAGGATGTATTGTGTCCATCACATGTCTGTTGTGTTGTATCTTTACATTCTGTTTTTTCAA aaaTCTTCAGTGTGATAGAAACACAATACACAAGAATTTATGTTTGTCCCTAATGATGGCTGAGATTGTGTTTTTAGTGGGTATCAACCTAACTCAGTATAAG ATTGTATGTGGTATTGTGGCTGGGTTACTACACTTCTGGTTTCTAGCTGCGTTTAGTTGGATGTGTCTAGAGGGTGTCCAGTTATATGTCATGCTGATAGAAGTGTTTGAAGCAGAGAGGTCCAGAAGACTTTGGTACTATTTGTTTGGATATG ggGTACCCACTATAATAGTTGGTGTTTCAGCAGCGGTCAACCATGAAGGTTATGGAACTGAATTACA TTGTTGGTTGAAGACAGAGAATTATTTCATTTGGAGTTTTGTAGGACCAGTGTGTGCTGTTATATTG aTAAATATAATCATGCTGGGTATTGCCATCTACATGATGTGTCGCCATTCTAACACCCTAGCTTCATCATTAAGAACCAAAGAAAAAACAAGACTACAGAAAATAAA TGGTGAACCTAACTCAGGAAGTAGTTCTGGAAGTAccaatatcaatgataaatctCATCTGAGTCCTGAACTTCC ATCTTGGTTAAAAGGAGCAATAGTGCTAGTGGTCCTGTTGGGCTTGACTTGGTCCTTTGGAGTTTTATATATCAGCAAGGAGTCTGTGGTGATGGCCTATCTCTTCACCATACTCAACACCTTACAGGGAGTCTTTATTTTTGTGTTCCATTGTGTCATGAATGAAAAG GTAAAGAAAGAATACAAGAAGTTTGCCTACAGAGCAACATGGCTGCCAGGTTGTATAAGGAGTCTATTTGTGGGTTATTCAGGAAGTCTTGGTTCTACATCACCAAACTCGACATCATCTGGTGGA CATTTACTGAAGTTCTGGAGTGGGAAACGGAGGAGGAAGTCTTCAGGCTCTACATTAGAAAAATCGTCAAAAG gAAAGAAGAGAAGAAGTGACATAAAAAGTAGTGAAGTAGAAAGTTTCTCTCATAGCATCTCTAATCATGGAAATATTGATAGTCAATATCGACCACCTAGTAATAATTATGATAATGGATATACACATGGCTACATGTACGCCAACACTGGGGTATCTGATGGGGGAATAGTAGGAGATCTCTCAGTAGCCGATTGTTCTGTTATCGATAGTGAATATGTGAGTGAATTCTGCcataataaaatgcaagtttCCATGGAGAAAAGACGATATTCATCAGGATCTGAAGAAGAAGGTAACGATGAaaataatgacaataaaaatCGATTGTCAGTTTTATCTGAGGATTCAGCAGTGAAAAATTCAGACTTTGTTTCAACAGAAGCTGAAATGAGCTATTCAGAAATGAGTGATGATGACAGTGAAAAATCGAAAGATTTAAAAAAGGAAGAGGAACCTCTTTTTCCTAACACAAACTCTGAAAAAAATTTATTGAACAATTTAGTGACTATAGATGGAGGACAGACAAAAAGTCCATCGTCAAACGAGTTAAGGATAATAGACCCATCAGACAGTCTTAGTAGAAGCACACCAAACATGAAACTAATCCAGGGCTATGAAGCAATATTAAACAATAAGTCTGATCTATTAATAGACACAGGGGAAACCCAGAATGGTAGAAAACCAGTGACAAGACTTAATTCAGATTGTCCTGGTAAATTTGACCCTCACCGATATGTTTTGGATCATAGTGAGTGCTAG